A region of the Actinomycetota bacterium genome:
CCAGCGTCGGCAAGGACGACCCGAGCGCGAGCATCAAACCAACCAGTGCGCCTGCGGCATTGGCGCCTGCGTCACCGAGCATTCCCTCCTCGGCCAGGTCGTAGCGCGCCACGGCAACCGCGGGGCCGAGCAACCAGAGCAATGCCGAAGCCGCAGAAGCCAGCGTCGCTGCGATGCCGCCGAACACGGGAAGCGCGATAGCGAGCACTCCCAAGCAGCTCATCAGCGCGTAGCCCTTGAGCGCCCGGCCCGGACGGAGGTCCAGCAGATTGAGAAGATTGGCCGAAAGTGCAATCACGATGGTCGACAGTAGAGCCACGCCAAAGTATTCGATTCCGGCAAAGCCCCTCAGGTCTGCGATCGCGAAGCCCGCCAGCAGCGAGACGAAGCCGATCCCGAGCGCCTTCAGCGCACCAGTGGTCAACCTGCCTTTCGCAAGTGTCCTGAAGTGACCCTTGAAGCCCTTCGCCGAAGACGACCCAAAAACATCGTCGATTAAGCCGAAGAGGAACGCCCCGACGACCACCGCTACCGCTATCATCGCTGGATGCGCATCTTGGCCGCCAAACGGTGCGATCGCGATCTCGATACCCGAGAGACGCTGGAGGGCCACAGCCAGGGAGAGCGCGGTCGCCCAGAACACCCATACGACTCCCAGCCCGACGAACACCTCGGTTTTTCGGTAGTTCTCGGCCTTCATGCGCGAGTCACGCAGCGCAGGCAACAGCAGTCGCATGCCTGCATGCGACGCACCCCAGCCGCCCGCAAGCGCAAATGCGAGAGCAAGTGCGATGCTCGGGGCGTCCGTCACTTCTCGGCCGCTGGTTCTGGCTCAACGGAATCGCCAACCATCGCCGACCGAGCGATCATCAGCTGGAGTATCCCTAGACCCACGTACACCGTCATCAGGGCCGGGATGACGATCCCCGAGTCCTCGGTGAAGTAGGCTACACCGCCAGCGATGAGCACCGCAGCCAGCGCCGCTGAGAAGGCCGGGTTGCGAGCTAGGGTGTCCGAGAAGTCCCCTTGGGGGCGCCATCTCATGTATCCCAGGAAGAGCAGCACGCCAGCAAGCACGAACGACCAGTTGGTGGTTGTGAGCACTCGGATGTTGGTGGCGATCTTGCGCTCGGCGATCGTGACGAGCTCCTGGATGCCACCTTCGCGTGCGCTCTCGACTGCCCGTCCGAGATGGGTCTGCGCTCCATCCTGTGTGCCCAGGTCGATGACGATGAATGCACCCAGCATGATAGCGGTCACCAAGATAATCCCGACGACCATTCGCCAGTCCACTCGGATATTGTTCGCCAGCGCCCAGAAGACGACTGCGCCGACCAATCCCCACAGTGCCACGGCGACGTTGGCCCCGAATATCGGGGCCGCAGCTGTGAGTACAGCAACGACGCCGATAGGCAGAATCGCCCATTTGCGAACGATCGCGGCGACCTTGTTGGTGCGGAACTCATCTAAGATGAGGCCCAGTCCGACTAGTAGCGAGCCCATCATGATTGCAGCGCCTTCGTTGCCCATGCCGTAGTAGCGGGCAGCCACAAGCGGCGAGAAGTTCAATATCCCTGTGAAGGACCATGGACCCCCCATCCACTGGTCGACTAAAAGAAGCGTCGCGGTCGAAAGAGATACTATGCCGAGCGGCAGTCGGAAGGATCTCCCTAGCGACAGAATCGCCGCTAGCGCCCAGATCGCCAGTGTGGCTCCAACAAAGTACTGCGTCGCAGCGGCTTCCGATCCTGGGGTAAGCCCCACCGCGAACATCGCCGTTGACGCCAGCGGAACGGCTGCCACAAACAGCAATCCAGGGTGCGTGATCTTCACCATCAACTGCCGAAGGGCCGTCGGCCACCTCCCCATCCTGAACAAGACGAGCACGCTCGCAGCAAAGATCAGCATCGTGATTACGATGAACGTATTGATCGTCGACGGTCTGGCTGCTTCGATCGATACAGCAATCGCATTCTGCTCGGTTAGCGCCGGAATCCTCTCCGCTGTCGCTATCGCATCTGAAGCCACCATAGGATTGCCGAGGAACGAGACCGGCTTGTCCAATGCAAGCCAGTCCACCGTTGTGGCGGCGATATCCAAGTTCGTGACCAACCCGTCCTGCCTGGTGGAGGATGAGCTCAGTGTGCCCGAAAGCGTGGGGTCGCCGGGCGAGTAGGCCACGATCGGCGTGAACGGTGCGGGGCCCTCCAGCGGAGCCTTCGCAGAGGTTCCAATGACCATGAGTCTTGCACCCTCGGGCATCTCCTCGGCGGTCAGACGTACGATGGAGTCCAGCGAGGCCAGAGCCTTATCGCGATGGGATGCCGCTACCATCGGAGCGAAATCACGCGCGGATACCTCTGCCCGGGCAAGGTCGCCGGGGTCGATGACCAAAAGCGATGGGCCGCCGACGCGCTGAAGTGCGAGGATCGCGTCAGTGATCGTGCCGGTGTAGCGATCCAGGTCCGCAGTCACTCCCAGCGGAGCTGCTAAGTCTGCCTTCAGGAGACGCTGCGAGACATCACCGAATCTGACTCTGCCCTGCGAGTCCATGGCCACAAGCGCGGCCGGTCTCATCAGGTCAGCGGGCTCAGGGCCGGGGCCTAAATCGGAGTTACCCACCGCAGCGGTGCTGCCACCCGCCCTGACCACAGCATCACCAAGCGCACCGATCCGTATGTCCAGGGTCGGGACCAAGTCATTGAGCCACTGGGTCCTTGGCAGTCCGAGAAAGACGACAGACGCCGTGTCCGGAGCCGATCCCATGACCCTCTCGTAGACTTCACCAGCCACCCCGGCGGGGGTGATCTCGTCGGTGCTGTGTGCTCTGGTCGCACGAAAATCCGAATCCGCCCAGCTGCCCGACGAGTAAGTGAGTGCGGCTTGATCCAAGTCATCCCGCCGAAGCGCCAGCCTGTTGCGGCTAGCCGTGTTCATGTTAGCGACCGCACCACGATCGCGGATCTCGCGAAGGAATGGGGCCTGATCGCTCTCGAAGTCATCCCACGTCAAGTGAGGGGCCAGCACCAGCACCACCATCGGGTCGGCGGGTCGGGCTTCCTCAGCAGTCAGCGGAAGTGGCGCGGAGCCGAACAGCAGAAGCGCCGAAAGGGCTACCAGGAGCACCCTGAAGTGCGTCTTGCGACCACGGCGAAATTTCGATGTGGGGCTCTGCATGCGAAAAATGTCCTGTCGGAACTGGGTGTCTGGCCATCGGGCGGATTTTCCCGCCTGATGCAGTATATCGTGATTGCGGGTCGATTTCAGCGCCGAGGGCGGGGGTCGGGTCGACCGGACCGCAGTCCTCAATCGCCTCGCAGGTCCAACTCTCTCAACAGCACCTTGTACGTGAGCGCACTTCTCGTCTTGAATATCCTCAGACCACGACTCTCGTAAAGGCGCTGAGCGGACTCCTCGGAAGGTACGTTCGACGTCAGAAGACGCAGATAAAGTACGTCGCGCGCCTTGGCCTGCGATATCACGTAGTCGAGCAGTCGGGCGCCGGCGCCAGCTCCCCTGGCCTGCGGAGCCACACAGAAATACCAGACCCACAACGCCTCTTCGTGATCCTTCTTCCTTCGGTAAAGCCCGATAGTACCAATGATTTCCTGAGTTGAGTCATCCAGGGCCACCCATACATCTGGGCGCTCAGACAAGCGAAGCAACCGCTTCCACAGCCGACCCAGCACTGGAAGCGGTTGCGATTCGGCAACGTACAGGCATGAGTTCCACCAGCCTTCGGCTCCGAAGACCTCGATCACCAGAGCCTTGACCTTGGGCGCCATCGAAGCGTCCATTCGCTCAATCCTCACTTATGCTCCTTACGACGTGATGCTGGGCTACAATGGACGACGTCCGTACGCCCCTTAGTATACAGTACCCTGGGAGGTTGCAATCTCAACGCCCACCGTCGCTCGGTCTACAGCGATCATGACCGTCTCAACCGCTTTATCCCGAGTCACCGGATTCATCCGTGTGTGGGTGACGGCGTATGCTTTGGGAGTCACCGCGCTGGCCGCCTCCTACCACGTCGCCAACAACATCCCCAACATGGTCTTCGAACTGGTTGCCGGCGGAATCATCTCCTCCCTATTCATTCCCGTTTTCATGGAGCGATGGAAGCAGGATAGCGAAGAAGACGCTTGGCGCTACGCCAGCTCGCTGTTCAACATCACACTCATCGCACTTGGAATCATCGCTGTTCTTGCGACCGTGTTCGCCAGCGAGGTAGTGCGAACCCAGACCTTCAGGATCGATCCTCAAGATGCTGAGCTAGCCGTCTTTTTCTTCCAGGTCTTCGCCGTGCAGATCGTTTTTTACGGTGCTGGCGCGATCATCTCGGGACTCCTCAACGCCCATCGTGACTTTTTGTGGCCCGCACTCGGCCCTGTCTTCAACAACCTGACGGTGATCGTCACCCTGTTGCTCTACGTATACTTCTCCGCCGAAGATCCACTCCTGGCCAAGTGGGTGCTTGCTGTGGGCACCACGCTCGGAGTGCTGGTGATGTTCGCAGTCCAGATCCCGAGCCTGATCAAACTGAGGCCCCGGTACTCCTTCCGAATCGACCTACGTCACCCGGGATTGCAAGCCATGGGTCGCATGGCTGTCCCAACGATCATCTACGTCGTAACCAACATCGTGGCCGTATCGTTTCGCAACGCCTACGCTTTCGACGTCTCACTCGAAGGCCCAGCGATCCTTAGTTACGCGTGGATGTTCTATCAGCTCCCCTACGGAGTGCTCGCCGTATCGCTCGCCACCGCATTCTTCACCGAGCTCTCCGATGCCGCCGGCCGCAAAGACGACGAAGTCTTCCGCAAGAGGTTCGCCAAAGGCCTTTCGGCGACAGCGGTACTCGTGATTCCTTCGGCGGCGATGCTGATCGCCCTGGCCACACCGCTCATCACCCTCTACCGCGCTGGAAGATTCCTTGCCGAGGACATCGAGCGCGTCGCCCAGGTTCTGCAGTGGTGGGCTGCGGGCCTCTTCTTCTTCGCAGCGTTCATGTTCGTCCTGAAAGCGTTCTACTCCCTCAAGGACACGCGCACACCGATGCTCGTGAACCTTGTGCTCACGGTGCCGCACATTGGTCTCTACGCCATCTTGACGACCGGGGCTCTTGGGTTCCCTGGCATCGGGCTTGTGGGGATCCCGATCTCTGATGCTCTGTTCTTCGCTTCCGCCTTCGTCGTTTTGATCTACCTACTGCGGCGCAAGATCGGTGCCTTTGGCGGCAATGCGCTCGTTCGCACCATTGCCGGGATGACGCTGGCCTCAGTCGTGGGCGGTGGTATCGCTGCTGGCATTGCGTACCTAGTGCCCAATCCCGACTACTCGATGAAGATCGCACTCGCGACAGTGGTGGTTGCCGGAGCCTTCGGATTGCTGGCAACCTGGGGTGTAGCAAGATTGCTGAGGATCCAGGAGGTTTCAGTGGCCGTGAACCTGGTGCGTAAGGCTGTCGCAGTGGTTACTGGACGCAAGAGGTCGCAACAATGAGATCCCTCGCACTCGTCCCCGCCTTCAACGAAGGGTCGCGCATCGGCTCCACGGTACGGGCCATCCTCCAAAGTGATGCGGTAGATGAGGTGCTCGTGATCGACGATGGCTCCGCCGATGACACAGCGATGCAGGCCGAGGCTGCTGGAGCCCGTGTGCTCAGGCTGGATTCGAATGCCGGGAAGGGTGGAGCCCTCCAGGCCGGACTCGATAGCCTGGCCGAGCTTCCCGAGGTAGTCGCGTTGCTCGACGCAGACCTAGAGGAAAGCGCCAATCAAGTAGCGCTTCTCATGCAACCGATTGCCGACGGCACCGCCGACATGTCGATCGCAAGCTTCCCAAGACCTGCGGGCAAGGCCGGATTCGGGCTCGTGATGGGGCTCGCACGATTCGGCATACGCACGCTGGGGGGTCCGCTGGATGCCACTGCTCCCCTCTCCGGGCAGCGAGTGCTCAACAGGCGTGCGCTGGAGGCTGTGGGGCCATTCGCCTCTGGTTACGGCGTCGAGGTGGCTCTAACTATAAGAGCGCTTCGCCACGGACTCGCCGTAGTCGAGGTCCCGACCACGATGCGACACGCCGCGACTGGTCGCAACATAGCAGGTTTCCTGCACCGAGGGCGACAGTTCGTCCACGTGACGGCCGCACTCTTTCGACTGGCACTTGAGCGGCGACCGCGCTAGATGGGCACTCATGCTATCAGGCCCGAAGCGCCCCTCACTGCGTTGCAACGATAGGGAACCTGCCGTCGGCTTCATCCAGAAGCCCGAAATGCCCCTGGGCCTGCTGCGCCAACACCATGACGACCGAGTAGGCACCCTGCGGCGTGTCTACATGGTCCACAGCGGATAAGCCTCCCTCGACGGCGGCTAAGACGAGGCCTGCTCTAGCGGTGGTACCCTCGACACCCAAGACAGCAACGCCTCGGGCAGCAAGTTGCACACCAAGCTCAACAGCTAAGGCGTCCGGCCCGTCCTCCCAAGATGCCATCACTGCCAGGCCTCGAACTCCGACGTCATCGGGAAGGACTTCGCCACCCAGGACACCCAGTTCTCGCAAAGCATCCGAGACGGGCCTGGGCCCGGTAGTGGATAGTTCGGCGGCGAGCGAGGTAATCACCGAGGCTCTCAGGTCGGTCGTCGTGGGCGGAAACAGGGTGGCTACCGCCTCAAGTGTCTGAGTCTCGTCCAGGGAGAATCCTGGCTCGCTTATAGCAACCCGAAGCGGCTGGCCTCCGGCTTCGAGTACTGCATCCACTGTCGCCGAGTATGCGTCCTCGTTTTGTCCCTCTGCGATCAAGATCGCTACGGTTGCGCCATCGAGTCTGCCTCCTACTAGCGTTGGGAGTGCGCTGTCGATGAACTCCGCGTGGGCATCGTTGTCCTGGGACAGTCGACTGTTGGCCTCGGACAGGGCGGCGAAGTCCTTCTGCAGCCCCGCAACCAGAGCCTCGCGCTGCCTGTCGAGGACCCCTCGCTCGGCAACGACGGTGCCCAGCAAAAGTCCCACCGTGAGCGCCAAGAAGACTGCCACAAGTGAGGCGACGTGATAGCGAAGGTTGTACATTGCGAAAACCCCTAACTGTTCAGATCCCGATCATTGCCCGAAGGCGCAACAACACCAGCGCCAACATCTCTCGAACCGAAGGAGAGATCATGACGACAGCAGTGATGACTGCGATTCCAGCACCCGCCAACAACAGAAGGTCGCTCGTTCCGACCGTCGACCGATATAGCTTGTTCACGCCCTTGGCGTCGACCAGACGATGACCGACCTTCACCCTCACGATGAATGTGGAAGCCATCCCTTTACGCCCTTTGTCCAGGTAATCGACAAGGTTGGCGTGGGTTCCGACCGCCACGATCAACTCAGAGCCCGATTCGAATGCCAGCAGTAGCGCGAGATCCTCGCTGGTTGCCGAGAGCGGCCACGGCTGAGCGGTCAGGCCCAACCCTTGGATGCGCTCCATCCCGGGAGCCCTGCCGTCCTCGTAGGCATGAACGATCAGCTTGGCTCCGGATCGCAAAGCCTCATCTGTCACCGAGTCCATATCGCCGACGATAACATCAGGCTTAAAACCGGCCTCTAGGATCGCATCGGCACCGCCATCGACACCGATCAGTACGGGCCTGATCTCCCGAATGTAAGACTTCAGGGCATTGAGGTCCTTCTTGTAGTCGTAACCCCTGACTACGACCAATGCATGTTTGCCGTGAAAGTCGATGCCGGTTTCCGGAACAGCAATCGCTCCGGTCAACAGCTCCTTCTCGTTCTCAAGGTAGTCCAAGGTGTTCCTGACGAAACTATCGAGTTGCGCTCCCATCTCACTGTCGGCTTCAAGCATTGAGGACTCGATGGATTCAACTGTCAGCCACTGTCCAGAAGCTATGAGTTCGCCTTCAAGGAACACATCGTGCCCGATGATGTTTATGGCCGCTCCATCTTGGATGCGCTCGAAGACGGCGGGCCCGACGTCATCAAGGATGTGAACCCCACCTCTGGCCAAAAGGATCGGGCCGGTGTTCGG
Encoded here:
- a CDS encoding GNAT family N-acetyltransferase, which translates into the protein MRIERMDASMAPKVKALVIEVFGAEGWWNSCLYVAESQPLPVLGRLWKRLLRLSERPDVWVALDDSTQEIIGTIGLYRRKKDHEEALWVWYFCVAPQARGAGAGARLLDYVISQAKARDVLYLRLLTSNVPSEESAQRLYESRGLRIFKTRSALTYKVLLRELDLRGD
- the murJ gene encoding murein biosynthesis integral membrane protein MurJ; the encoded protein is MTVSTALSRVTGFIRVWVTAYALGVTALAASYHVANNIPNMVFELVAGGIISSLFIPVFMERWKQDSEEDAWRYASSLFNITLIALGIIAVLATVFASEVVRTQTFRIDPQDAELAVFFFQVFAVQIVFYGAGAIISGLLNAHRDFLWPALGPVFNNLTVIVTLLLYVYFSAEDPLLAKWVLAVGTTLGVLVMFAVQIPSLIKLRPRYSFRIDLRHPGLQAMGRMAVPTIIYVVTNIVAVSFRNAYAFDVSLEGPAILSYAWMFYQLPYGVLAVSLATAFFTELSDAAGRKDDEVFRKRFAKGLSATAVLVIPSAAMLIALATPLITLYRAGRFLAEDIERVAQVLQWWAAGLFFFAAFMFVLKAFYSLKDTRTPMLVNLVLTVPHIGLYAILTTGALGFPGIGLVGIPISDALFFASAFVVLIYLLRRKIGAFGGNALVRTIAGMTLASVVGGGIAAGIAYLVPNPDYSMKIALATVVVAGAFGLLATWGVARLLRIQEVSVAVNLVRKAVAVVTGRKRSQQ
- a CDS encoding glycosyltransferase family 2 protein, with translation MRSLALVPAFNEGSRIGSTVRAILQSDAVDEVLVIDDGSADDTAMQAEAAGARVLRLDSNAGKGGALQAGLDSLAELPEVVALLDADLEESANQVALLMQPIADGTADMSIASFPRPAGKAGFGLVMGLARFGIRTLGGPLDATAPLSGQRVLNRRALEAVGPFASGYGVEVALTIRALRHGLAVVEVPTTMRHAATGRNIAGFLHRGRQFVHVTAALFRLALERRPR
- a CDS encoding copper transporter, producing the protein MYNLRYHVASLVAVFLALTVGLLLGTVVAERGVLDRQREALVAGLQKDFAALSEANSRLSQDNDAHAEFIDSALPTLVGGRLDGATVAILIAEGQNEDAYSATVDAVLEAGGQPLRVAISEPGFSLDETQTLEAVATLFPPTTTDLRASVITSLAAELSTTGPRPVSDALRELGVLGGEVLPDDVGVRGLAVMASWEDGPDALAVELGVQLAARGVAVLGVEGTTARAGLVLAAVEGGLSAVDHVDTPQGAYSVVMVLAQQAQGHFGLLDEADGRFPIVATQ
- the steA gene encoding putative cytokinetic ring protein SteA, coding for MRLSGTARIDSRTKDLVKRLSSDDIAIIDHQDIDKVSAEGLLGVGVECVINASRSISGAYPNTGPILLARGGVHILDDVGPAVFERIQDGAAINIIGHDVFLEGELIASGQWLTVESIESSMLEADSEMGAQLDSFVRNTLDYLENEKELLTGAIAVPETGIDFHGKHALVVVRGYDYKKDLNALKSYIREIRPVLIGVDGGADAILEAGFKPDVIVGDMDSVTDEALRSGAKLIVHAYEDGRAPGMERIQGLGLTAQPWPLSATSEDLALLLAFESGSELIVAVGTHANLVDYLDKGRKGMASTFIVRVKVGHRLVDAKGVNKLYRSTVGTSDLLLLAGAGIAVITAVVMISPSVREMLALVLLRLRAMIGI